Proteins from one Ananas comosus cultivar F153 linkage group 5, ASM154086v1, whole genome shotgun sequence genomic window:
- the LOC109709772 gene encoding cytochrome b-c1 complex subunit 8-like produces the protein MGKTPVRMKAVVYALSPFQQKVMPGLWKDITTKIHHKVSENWLSATLLLSPLVGTYSYVQYYKEKEKLAHRY, from the exons ATGGGGAAGACGCCGGTGAGGATGAAGGCGGTGGTGTACGCGCTATCGCCGTTCCAGCAGAAGGTGATGCCGGGGCTGTGGAAGGACATCACCACCAAGATCCACCACAAGGTCTCCGAGAACTGGCTCTCCGCCACCCTCCTCCTCAGCCCCCTCGTCGGAACCTACTC GTATGTTCAGTACTataaggagaaggagaagctgGCCCATAGGTACTGA
- the LOC109710840 gene encoding dirigent protein 22-like: MAKLLFISPHTLKALLLFITISTTTTTILALKHPHDHKLRHRGGGGGGHGRPEKFTHLHFFWHDILTGRDPTAVSVARAASTNASATFFGVVNVIDDPLTAGPAMASKLVGRAQGLYASASKEGVALMMAMNFAFTEGEYNGSTVAVLGQNAAFSDVREMAVVGGSGAFRLARGYVQARTHSLDVKTGNAVVEYDVFVWHH, from the exons ATGGCCAAGCTCCTCTTCATCTCCCCACACACACTAAAAGCTCTCCTCCTCTTCATCACcatctccaccaccaccaccaccattctCGCTCTAAAACATCCTCATGATCACAAACTCCGccatcgcggcggcggcggtggcggccaCGGCCGCCCCGAGAAGTTCACCCACCTCCACTTCTTCTGGCACGACATCCTGACCGGCCGCGACCCCACGGCCGTCTCCGTCGCCCGTGCAGCCTCGACAAACGCATCCGCCACCTTTTTCGGCGTCGTGAACGTCATTGATGACCCACTGACG GCGGGCCCTGCGATGGCTTCGAAGCTGGTCGGGCGCGCGCAGGGCCTGTACGCGTCGGCGTCGAAGGAGGGGGTCGCGCTGATGATGGCGATGAACTTCGCGTTCACGGAGGGGGAGTACAACGGGAGCACGGTGGCGGTGCTGGGGCAGAACGCGGCGTTCTCGGACGTGAGGGAGATGGCCGTGGTCGGCGGCAGCGGCGCCTTCCGGCTGGCCAGGGGCTACGTCCAGGCCAGGACGCACAGTCTGGACGTGAAGACTGGAAACGCAGTCGTGGAATATGATGTCTTTGTTTGGCATCActga